A region from the Enterobacter roggenkampii genome encodes:
- a CDS encoding methyl-accepting chemotaxis protein: protein MFFHDVKIGTKLFLAFGFFIVLMAISASVSLLSLNRANNGMQSIVTHDYPTTVKANQLIDNFQEFISTQQLMLLDEQGTYTGQSQQRLKEISEHITVILGELNNALQDQQSQQVLADIRSVRQQYLDSRYRILQAVQNNNRAGAIQEMMTTTLAVQQAYKAKVKELIAIQNSEMQRAGTQVEGDFRSNRLLLILLTLFSVGAGSLIGWFIVRAITRPLGEAVNFAKAISEGDLTGSITPHGKDETGLLLHALMEMKTRLLDIVQQVQTGSENISSAAAQIVAGNQDLAARTEEQASSVEQTAASMEQITATVKNTASHTGEATNLSADAATVVKNNGEMMKQVTSKMRLINETSNRMSDIIDLIDAIAFQTNILALNAAVEAARAGEHGRGFAVVAGEVRQLAQKSASSASEIRELIESSTSQTQDGMNLVEKASGLINGMVGNVEEMDAILREIRQASHEQTEGISQINSAIGLIDATTQQNSALVEQSVAAAASLNEQAMHLKELVRVFRVSEHAPA, encoded by the coding sequence ATGTTCTTTCATGACGTAAAGATCGGCACGAAATTATTTCTGGCGTTTGGGTTCTTTATTGTCCTGATGGCGATCAGCGCAAGTGTGTCTTTGCTGAGCCTGAACCGGGCAAATAATGGGATGCAGTCCATTGTTACCCATGACTATCCGACCACGGTAAAAGCGAACCAGTTAATTGATAACTTCCAGGAATTTATTAGCACTCAACAGCTGATGCTGCTGGACGAGCAGGGTACCTACACGGGGCAATCTCAGCAGCGCCTGAAAGAGATCAGCGAGCATATCACGGTGATCCTGGGCGAGCTGAACAACGCCTTGCAGGATCAACAGTCTCAGCAGGTGCTGGCGGATATCCGCAGCGTGCGCCAGCAGTACCTGGATTCACGCTACCGCATTCTGCAGGCGGTGCAGAACAACAACCGTGCGGGCGCCATACAGGAAATGATGACTACCACCCTCGCCGTGCAGCAGGCTTATAAAGCGAAGGTGAAGGAGCTGATCGCCATTCAGAACAGCGAGATGCAGCGTGCGGGTACGCAGGTGGAAGGGGATTTCAGGTCTAACCGTCTGCTGCTGATCCTCCTCACCCTCTTTAGCGTTGGGGCAGGCAGCCTGATTGGCTGGTTTATCGTGCGCGCCATCACCCGCCCGCTCGGTGAGGCGGTGAATTTTGCAAAAGCGATTTCAGAGGGCGATCTCACGGGCAGCATTACGCCACACGGCAAAGACGAAACGGGCCTGCTGCTGCATGCCCTGATGGAGATGAAGACGCGACTGCTGGACATTGTGCAGCAGGTGCAGACCGGCTCGGAGAATATCTCCAGCGCTGCCGCGCAGATTGTCGCCGGGAACCAGGATCTGGCCGCACGCACGGAAGAGCAGGCCAGCTCCGTTGAACAGACTGCCGCCTCGATGGAGCAGATCACCGCCACGGTGAAAAATACCGCCTCGCATACCGGTGAAGCGACCAACCTTTCTGCCGATGCCGCCACGGTGGTCAAAAACAACGGTGAGATGATGAAGCAGGTGACCAGCAAAATGCGCCTGATTAACGAGACCTCCAACCGGATGTCCGACATTATCGACCTGATCGACGCTATTGCGTTCCAGACCAATATTCTGGCGCTGAACGCGGCGGTGGAAGCGGCGCGCGCCGGTGAGCACGGCCGCGGCTTTGCGGTAGTGGCCGGAGAGGTGCGCCAGCTTGCCCAGAAGAGCGCGTCGTCTGCCAGCGAAATCCGCGAGCTGATTGAGAGCTCCACCAGCCAGACCCAGGACGGGATGAACCTGGTCGAAAAAGCGAGTGGGCTGATTAACGGCATGGTTGGCAACGTGGAGGAGATGGATGCGATCCTGCGCGAGATCCGTCAGGCCAGCCATGAGCAGACGGAGGGGATCTCGCAGATCAACAGCGCGATTGGCCTGATTGATGCCACTACCCAGCAAAACTCCGCGCTGGTGGAGCAATCCGTCGCGGCGGCGGCATCGCTTAACGAACAGGCGATGCACCTGAAAGAGCTGGTACGCGTCTTCCGCGTGAGCGAGCACGCACCGGCTTAA